Within the Thermosynechococcaceae cyanobacterium Okahandja genome, the region TGCTATGGAAAGCGGCAGTGCCATTGCCCGCAATGTAGCGGATATTGTGCTGCTGAATGATTCCTTTGCCGCCCTGCCGGAAGCCTTTCGCGAGGGTCAGCGCATCTATAACGGTATTCAGGATGTCACCAAGCTATTTTTGGTGCGGGTGTTTAGCTTTAGCTTACTTTCGCTGGTCACCGTCATGGCGGGGCGCGCCTTTCCATTACTCATTAAGCACAATACGCTGTTGACGCTGTGGGGCGTAGGCTTACCCACCCTAGCGGTTGCCTTTTGGGCGGTGCCGGGGCCGCGTCCCTACCGTTCGTTAATTCGTTCGCTGCTGCATTTTGTAGTGCCTGCCACGCTGAGCTTGGCGCTGCTGGGTATTTTTGTTTATCTTGGCGTGTTGGCGCGGGAGTTGACCCCCTTGATGGAACTACTCCAGAGCGGGTTTGACCCTGCTCTACTGGATCGCAAAACAGTCATTGGTGATATTCACGACAGCGTGGCGATCGCCCGTACGGCCTTGGTAACAACGCTGCTTTTAGCCTCTCTATGTTTAGTGCTGTTTTTGAAACCGCCCCATTCGGTGTGGGTTGGTGGCGCGCCCTTGGTGGGCAACTGGCGCTACGTTGCCGTTGTGGGGGTTCTGCTAGTGCTGTTTATTGGCATTAGTGCTTCCCCTAGGCTGCGATCGCTGGTAGAACTCGAACCGCTCTCGTGGCAACTATGGACAGGAACGGTACTCATTGTGATCCTATGGGTGCTCATGCTGCGCACCTTCTGGCGCTACCGTCTCTTAGATCGCTTTTTGGGGGTGAATTTAGATGGTTACCCACCCCAACACGGCTAAGTCTTTGCTGGGGATTGCCAAATAGCCCACTGGCGCAGATTTTCCCCCGAATATGCCTTGAATCTGTCTCTCCCTAGGGTTTAGAATGCAGAGTGCAACAATAATAAACATTTTTTAACGTTTCCCCATACATTAATGCGTTTAGTCAGCACAGTAGAATTTGGAACGCATCTGTGGCGATGGCTACTGCCGCTTGCGGTGGTACTAACGCTGCTGAGTGTTTGGGGAATGGCTCTGCTGCTGCCCTTAACAGACCCTTACGTGCAGTCGGTGCGGGCAGCGGTTGGGGATGTATCGCGGGGCGAGCAAATTTACGTCATGAATTGTGCCGGCTGCCATGGGGTAGAAGGCAAAGGGCAAGTGGGGCCAACTCTGGTGCAAATTAGTCGGCGGCGATCGCAAGTGCAACTGATTCATCAAATTGTTAGCGGTGAAACCCCCCCCATGCCGAAGTTCCAAGCACAACCCCAAGATATGGCTGACCTGCTGAGCTACCTAAAACGCCTTTAAGGCAACGCTTACTATTGCTTTCCAAGAAGAAATAGGGTAGCCTGTGCTTGGCTATTTGACAGGGTAATCGGCATTCTCTGTTAAGTTATTTCAGCAATATCAAACTTAGTTTAAGGAACTGATCAATGGATTCGTCCGAAGAAAATATCCCAAATTATTTGATACCTGCAATTCTTTCAACCGTTTGTTGTTGTTTACCCTTTGGTGTGGTTGCGATTATTTTTGCGGTTCAAGTGAACTCCAAGTTGGCGGCGGGCGATCGCGCCGGTGCGCTGGATGCCTCTAACAAGGCCAAGCTCTTTACTTGGATTGCCTTTGGCCTCGGGTTCCTTGGCTCGGCAATTTACGTGGTTCTGATGGTGTTGGCCATGATGGCCGAGCAAAGCGGCATCTAGGGGTACACGCGTCCTTTCCAAGCGCCGCCCCGACCTTGCCAGTGGCGACGGGCGGAGTCAAGGGTCATTAGCGTATAGAGGGTCGCAATGGCGGGTAGTGTTAAGGCCCATGGCCAGCCCAACCCATAAAAGCGCACGGTGGGGGCATAGGCGATCGCCATCAGCAGCCAAACATAGCTCCCCAACGCCACCAAGCCCGGTTGCTGGAGCACAAGACCCGTGCCAAGAGCCATAGGGGCCATCAAGTAAACTAACGTCATGCCAATTACCGTTCCCCCGAGCAGCAGGGGGGAATAGGATAACTGGGTGTAGGCAGTACGCGCCACCATCTGCCAAATACTATCGAGGGTGGTGTAGGCCCGTAGGCTTACGGTGGTGGAGGTCAACCCCAGCCAAATCTTATATCCGGCTCGCTTAACGGCGGCAGCCAACGAGCAATCGTCAATTAGGGCATCGCGGATGCAGGCAATGCCACCAATTTTCTCTAGCACCGGCGTTTCAATGAGAATGCAGCCCCCCGCCGCCGCTGCCGTAGATCGCTGTGGATCATTGACCCAGCGAAAGGGATACAGCTTGGCAAAGAAAAAGACAAAGGCGGGAATCAGTAGCTTCTCCCAAACGCTTTGGCAGCGCAGCTTCACCATTAAGGAGACAAGGGCACAGTGGTGGGTGTGGGCATGGGCCACCAGTTGGCCGAGATTCTCAGGATCGTGGGCAATATCGGCATCGGTCAGCAACAGGTAGTCAGGGTTAAGCTGACTGGCGACCGCAATTCCTTGGGACAGCGCCCAGAGTTTCCCGGACCAGCCCGGGGGGAGGGGCTCCCCCTGAATAACCGTCAACTGTGCTAGTTTCCCCAGTTCGGCGGCGGTTTGCTGGGCAACGGCTGCGGTGCCATCCTCGCTCTGATCATCGACTAGGACAATCTGGAAGTCACCGCGGTAGTTCTGTTGCAGCAGCGATCGCACACTGGTGGCAATGACCGCCGCTTCGTTCCGGGCGGGAATCACTACGCCAATCCGTGGCCAAACCGTTGGCGCAGAGCCCCTTAAGCGTTGATCGGTGCGCCAAAATTGCCCCCAAAATAGTAGCAGCACTAGCCAGATGAGCAGTGAAAGCAGGGTTGCCGCCAGTAGCCACAGGGTCGGGCTAAACATCGATCACCTCCTCCTCAGGGTCTAGGGGTGTAAGCTGCTGGTGCTGCTGCCGC harbors:
- a CDS encoding glycosyltransferase, with the protein product MFSPTLWLLAATLLSLLIWLVLLLFWGQFWRTDQRLRGSAPTVWPRIGVVIPARNEAAVIATSVRSLLQQNYRGDFQIVLVDDQSEDGTAAVAQQTAAELGKLAQLTVIQGEPLPPGWSGKLWALSQGIAVASQLNPDYLLLTDADIAHDPENLGQLVAHAHTHHCALVSLMVKLRCQSVWEKLLIPAFVFFFAKLYPFRWVNDPQRSTAAAAGGCILIETPVLEKIGGIACIRDALIDDCSLAAAVKRAGYKIWLGLTSTTVSLRAYTTLDSIWQMVARTAYTQLSYSPLLLGGTVIGMTLVYLMAPMALGTGLVLQQPGLVALGSYVWLLMAIAYAPTVRFYGLGWPWALTLPAIATLYTLMTLDSARRHWQGRGGAWKGRVYP
- a CDS encoding cytochrome c — translated: MRLVSTVEFGTHLWRWLLPLAVVLTLLSVWGMALLLPLTDPYVQSVRAAVGDVSRGEQIYVMNCAGCHGVEGKGQVGPTLVQISRRRSQVQLIHQIVSGETPPMPKFQAQPQDMADLLSYLKRL
- a CDS encoding CD225/dispanin family protein, yielding MDSSEENIPNYLIPAILSTVCCCLPFGVVAIIFAVQVNSKLAAGDRAGALDASNKAKLFTWIAFGLGFLGSAIYVVLMVLAMMAEQSGI